The Vulpes lagopus strain Blue_001 chromosome 14, ASM1834538v1, whole genome shotgun sequence genome window below encodes:
- the LOC121475590 gene encoding LOW QUALITY PROTEIN: actin-related protein 2/3 complex subunit 2-like (The sequence of the model RefSeq protein was modified relative to this genomic sequence to represent the inferred CDS: inserted 1 base in 1 codon): protein MILLEVNNRIIEETLALKFENGAAGNKPEAVEVTFADFDGVLYHISNPNGDKTKVMVSISLKFYKELQAHGADELLKRVYGXFLVNPESGYNVSLLYDLENLPASKDSIVHQAGMLKRNCFASVFEKYFQFQEEGKEGENRAVIHYRDDETMYVESKKDRVTVVFSTVFKDDDDVVIGNVFMQEFKEGRRASPTAPQVLFSHREPPLELKDTDAAVGDNIGDITFVPFPRHTNASARDNTINPIHTFRDYLHHRIKCSKAYIHTRMRAKTSDFLKVLNRARPDAEKKEMKTITGKTFSSR from the exons ATGATCCTGCTGGAGGTGAACAACCGCATCATCGAGGAGACGCTCGCGCTCAAGTTCGAGAACGGGGCCGCCGGTAACAAACCAGAAGCAGTAGAAGTGACATTTGCAGATTTTGATGGAGTTCTCTATCATATTTCAAATCCTAATGGAGACAAAACAAAAGTGATGGTCagtatttctttgaaattctaCAAGGAACTTCAGGCACATGGTGCTGATGAGTTATTAAAGAGGGTGTACG GTTTCTTGGTAAATCCCGAATCAGGATACAATGTCTCTTTGCTATATGACCTTGAAAATCTGCCGGCATCCAAGGATTCCATTGTGCATCAGGCTGGCATGTTGAAACGAAATTGTTTCGCCTCTGTCTTTGAGAAATATTTCCAATTCCAAGAAGAGGGCAAGGAAGGAGAGAACAGAGCAGTTATCCATTATAGGGACGATGAAACCATGTATGTTGAATCTAAAAAGGACAGAGTCACAGTAGTCTTCAGCACAGTGTTTAAAGATGACGACGATGTGGTCATTGGAAACGTGTTCATGCAGGAGTTCAAAGAAGGCCGCAGAgccagccccacagccccacaggTCCTCTTTAGCCACAGGGAACCTCCTCTGGAGCTGAAAGACACAGATGCTGCCGTGGGCGACAACATTGGCGACATTACCTTCGTACCGTTCCCTCGGCACACCAATGCCAGCGCTCGAGACAACACCATCAACCCGATCCACACGTTCCGGGACTACCTGCATCACCGCATCAAGTGCTCTAAGGCCTATATTCACACACGTATGCGGGCAAAAACATCGGACTTCCTCAAGGTGCTGAACCGTGCACGCCCAGATGCcgagaagaaagaa atgaaaacaatcacGGGGAAGACGTTTTCGTCCCGCTAA